Proteins co-encoded in one Metabacillus sp. KUDC1714 genomic window:
- a CDS encoding YwhD family protein, translated as MEENKKKKSIGFNIIKSDPTDGHGGYGVGALSLDNVSPVFIDIEEGEAFVDIGAMHARSVVEKGIKFLKTKEEVPNGKPYWLVWVTIDRKAEGPYYAGVAACEMTVDRSIRRGYKSLPEHVNRMDKSMKRHIIVEHMDERSKEILAGYLKKHDKHMWEHSDQKLKDDLNAN; from the coding sequence ATGGAGGAAAATAAAAAGAAGAAAAGCATTGGCTTTAATATTATAAAGAGTGACCCTACTGATGGACATGGAGGCTATGGTGTTGGTGCACTTAGTCTTGATAATGTATCACCGGTATTTATTGATATTGAAGAAGGAGAGGCCTTCGTTGATATTGGGGCTATGCATGCAAGAAGTGTTGTTGAAAAGGGCATTAAATTTCTTAAAACTAAGGAAGAGGTTCCTAATGGAAAGCCTTATTGGCTAGTATGGGTCACGATTGATCGTAAGGCAGAAGGTCCATATTACGCTGGTGTTGCAGCATGTGAGATGACAGTTGATCGTTCGATACGAAGAGGCTATAAATCACTTCCAGAACATGTTAACCGAATGGATAAATCAATGAAGCGTCATATTATTGTCGAGCATATGGATGAGCGTTCAAAGGAAATCCTTGCTGGATACTTAAAAAAGCATGATAAACATATGTGGGAACACTCTGACCAAAAATTAAAAGACGATCTAAATGCTAACTGA
- a CDS encoding site-2 protease family protein translates to MNSFLAFPLEMIPYVVITLMIAFTIHEYAHAYVAYKFGDPTAQRQGRLTLSPLAHLDPFGTLLIFIAGFGWARPVPVNRSYFKRPRLAGVLVSVAGPLSNLVIAFLGTAIWYILLATNAVTALPEFYVNGLQDFFNIFVSLNVMLFIFNLLPFPPLDGYRIIEDLAPANIRAKMTQYESYGIIIFLILVITPLDGYIIQPIFAVGRTAVMELFHFLLGPIL, encoded by the coding sequence ATAAATAGTTTTTTAGCATTTCCACTTGAAATGATTCCATATGTCGTCATTACGTTAATGATTGCTTTTACAATTCATGAATACGCTCATGCCTATGTAGCATATAAATTTGGTGATCCAACTGCACAAAGGCAAGGCAGATTAACGCTTTCTCCACTTGCACATCTAGATCCCTTTGGTACGCTGCTGATTTTTATTGCAGGTTTTGGGTGGGCGAGACCTGTACCTGTTAATCGTTCCTATTTTAAAAGACCTCGTTTAGCAGGTGTTCTCGTTTCGGTTGCAGGTCCTCTAAGTAATTTAGTGATCGCATTTCTTGGGACTGCAATTTGGTATATTCTATTAGCAACAAATGCAGTAACCGCACTACCAGAATTTTATGTTAACGGTCTTCAGGATTTTTTCAATATTTTTGTGTCACTTAATGTGATGCTATTTATATTTAATTTACTTCCATTTCCACCATTAGATGGTTACCGGATTATTGAAGATCTCGCTCCTGCAAATATTAGAGCGAAAATGACGCAATATGAGAGTTATGGAATCATTATTTTTCTGATATTAGTTATTACACCACTTGATGGTTACATTATTCAGCCTATTTTTGCTGTTGGTAGAACAGCGGTGATGGAATTGTTTCACTTTCTTTTAGGTCCAATATTATAG
- a CDS encoding 2-hydroxymuconate tautomerase, with protein sequence MPYVTVKMLEGRTDEQKRALVEKVTAAVSETTGAPAEKIAVFIDEMSKSNYALGGKRLSDQ encoded by the coding sequence ATGCCATACGTAACAGTTAAAATGCTTGAAGGAAGAACAGACGAGCAAAAAAGAGCCTTAGTCGAAAAAGTAACTGCCGCTGTATCCGAAACAACCGGGGCGCCCGCTGAAAAAATTGCTGTCTTTATCGATGAAATGAGCAAAAGCAATTATGCACTCGGTGGTAAGAGATTAAGCGACCAATAG